Genomic window (Thomasclavelia spiroformis DSM 1552):
CATATGTTATTGACACCAGCTAGTGCCTTTGCCTTTTTAACTTTTACTGTTTTGTATATGCCTTGTGTTGCAGCATTTGCAGCAACTAAAAGAGAATTAGGGTCTCTTTGTCAAGCAATCTTAACAGCCTTGTATCAAACAGGAGTTGCATATATAGTAGCTTTTATTGTTTATCGTATTGCCTTATTGATTTCTTAGTAAACAAAGAATATAATAGTACTATAGATGTTTTGAAAGGACTTACAATTATGGATAAAAATTTACAAGAAATTATAAGAATTAGAGAAGATAGAATGATTAAAGCATTTAATCAAAATAACATGCAAATTACTTTTGTTGAAAACTTTGAACAATTACATAACTATTTAAAAAGATATTTATCTAATCAAAAAACTGTTTCCCTTGGCGGATCAATGACTTTATTTGAAACTGGTGTTATTGACTTAATTAAAGAAAGTGATGTAGTATATAACGATCGTTATCAAGAAGGTTTAAGTAGAGAAGAATTAAATGATGTATTTAAAAAGGCGTTTACAAGTGATATTTTTATTACAAGTACTAATGCTTTAACAACAGATGGTCATCTATATAATATAGATGGAACTGGTAATCGTGTTGCAGCAATGATTTATGGACCAAAAGAAGTAATCGTTGTAGCTGGAAAAAATAAAGTTTTTGAAACTGAAGCTGAAGCAATCAATCACATTAAAACAATTAGTGCCCCAGCTAATGCGGTCCGTTTAAATAAGAAAACACCTTGTGCAAAAACAGGTGAATGTAAAAACTGTTTATCAGCTGATCGTATTTGTAGCAGTTATGTTAAATTAGGATATCAGGTTAATGCTGATCGTATTAAAGTAATCATTGTAAATGAAGATTTAGGGTATTAATATGAAAGTAGGAGTATTATTTCCGTTATCGAGTTTTCCCTCTGACTTTGGAATCGGTGATTTTGGAAAAAATGCGTATCAAACTATCGATTTATTAAAACAAAATGGAGCTGATTATTTACAAATTTTACCATTTCATCCTTCATATCAGGCTAATTCTCCTTACCGAGCAATTAGTACATATGCTGGTGATGAAATATATATTGATTTAAATCAATTGGTAGATATGAATTTATTAGATGAAGTTGAGTTATTTTTAAGTGATAGTAATATAGTATATTATGATAAAGTCAGAGAATTTAAGCATAAATATTTATTAAAAGCATATAAAAATTTTAAGGAGAATGATGAATATCAAGAATTTTTAAAAATGTCTCCTTGGGTATTAAATTATGCAATCTTTTGTACATTTGCTTCAATAAATGGTACTTTTGATTGGGCCTCATGGAAAGATGAACATAAATATTATCCTAAATATTATCAAGTTAATCTTGAACAATATCAAGATGAAATTGGCTATTATCAATTTGTTCAGTATATTTTTTATAAGCAATGGTTTGCATTAAAAAAATATGCCAATAAAAAAGGAATAAAAATCATTGGTGATATGCCATTTTATGTAGACCATGGTTCAGTAGAAGTGTGGATAGATAATTGTTCATTTTTACTTGATGAAGATGGCTATCCAACTGATGTTGCTGGTGTTCCGCCTGATTATTTTAGTGAAACTGGTCAATATTGGGGAAATCCAATTTATGATTGGGATTATTTAAAAGAACATGATTTTGATTTTTGGATCAATCGGATTGGTTGGGC
Coding sequences:
- a CDS encoding lactate utilization protein, yielding MDKNLQEIIRIREDRMIKAFNQNNMQITFVENFEQLHNYLKRYLSNQKTVSLGGSMTLFETGVIDLIKESDVVYNDRYQEGLSREELNDVFKKAFTSDIFITSTNALTTDGHLYNIDGTGNRVAAMIYGPKEVIVVAGKNKVFETEAEAINHIKTISAPANAVRLNKKTPCAKTGECKNCLSADRICSSYVKLGYQVNADRIKVIIVNEDLGY
- the malQ gene encoding 4-alpha-glucanotransferase, which gives rise to MKVGVLFPLSSFPSDFGIGDFGKNAYQTIDLLKQNGADYLQILPFHPSYQANSPYRAISTYAGDEIYIDLNQLVDMNLLDEVELFLSDSNIVYYDKVREFKHKYLLKAYKNFKENDEYQEFLKMSPWVLNYAIFCTFASINGTFDWASWKDEHKYYPKYYQVNLEQYQDEIGYYQFVQYIFYKQWFALKKYANKKGIKIIGDMPFYVDHGSVEVWIDNCSFLLDEDGYPTDVAGVPPDYFSETGQYWGNPIYDWDYLKEHDFDFWINRIGWASKIFDITRIDHFRAFDSYWDIPSNFTTAANGYWRYAPGYELFDCLYDKLGDIELVAEDLGYLRKEVVELKDHYGLKGMKVFQFMSIDELEELGECFFYPGTHDNETLKGWIEGLDDYQVESYRNYFKNNLPLNQAIISYCLHSNASDVIIPIWDLLEVNNDQRFNVPGEVNDINWTYRVPEIDLVKKGLDLFFKLRKEDQDEF